From Desulfatitalea tepidiphila, one genomic window encodes:
- a CDS encoding penicillin-binding transpeptidase domain-containing protein — MNDLKRQPQRPSWREYQRGLKRPVKRAPRRRLVLALAALSVVLLCVYMGWPATGATNVAPTTAIIERPSDATPSIGKKDVQLLLSRVTPNDLLAEQVELPFREQRFTVETSLDETLQERLIQALDRKNSRYIGVVVMEPDSGRILAMAGFDKADPQANPCLRSTFPAASLFKIVTAAAAVDQCGYSSNTTVRFNGYKHTLYKSQLKETRNRYTHAVSFGASFAESINPVFGKLGQLHLGKRALEEYALGFGFNQDLDFELPVPPSHLAVRDTPYHWAEIASGFNNETTISPIHGAVMTACILNEGRMVSPIFVERIMDPEGREIYAAHASWEQRAMTTRASTVLKAMMEKTVQSGTAQKTFRGSQRDPILSRLRMGGKTGSISNRAHDQRFDWFVGFAQDKNGPGKLVVASLVAHEAYIGVRAGTYARMAFSHYFKGHWAQQNDATARSKANG, encoded by the coding sequence ATGAACGATCTGAAACGACAGCCCCAACGCCCCAGTTGGCGTGAGTACCAGCGCGGTCTAAAGCGCCCTGTCAAACGCGCACCCCGCCGAAGGCTGGTTCTCGCCCTCGCGGCCCTATCGGTCGTGTTGCTTTGCGTCTACATGGGATGGCCCGCCACCGGTGCGACCAACGTGGCGCCGACAACGGCGATCATCGAGCGCCCGTCAGATGCGACGCCCTCGATCGGGAAAAAAGACGTTCAACTGCTGCTGAGCCGTGTCACCCCCAACGACCTGTTGGCCGAGCAGGTCGAACTGCCGTTCAGGGAGCAGCGTTTCACCGTCGAAACCAGCCTGGACGAGACCTTGCAGGAACGCCTGATCCAAGCCTTGGATCGGAAAAATTCGCGCTATATCGGCGTGGTGGTCATGGAGCCGGACAGCGGCCGCATCCTGGCCATGGCCGGCTTCGACAAGGCCGATCCCCAGGCCAATCCCTGTCTGCGCAGCACCTTTCCGGCCGCCAGTCTCTTTAAAATCGTCACGGCGGCTGCGGCCGTGGACCAGTGCGGATATTCGTCCAACACTACGGTCCGCTTCAACGGGTATAAGCACACGCTGTACAAAAGCCAACTCAAGGAGACCCGCAACCGGTATACCCATGCCGTATCGTTCGGCGCCTCGTTTGCCGAGTCGATCAATCCGGTCTTCGGCAAACTCGGCCAACTCCATCTGGGCAAACGGGCCCTCGAAGAGTACGCCCTGGGCTTCGGCTTCAATCAAGACCTGGATTTCGAGCTGCCCGTGCCCCCCAGCCACCTGGCGGTCCGGGATACGCCATATCACTGGGCGGAGATCGCATCGGGATTCAACAATGAAACGACCATTTCACCGATTCACGGTGCCGTGATGACGGCCTGCATTCTCAACGAGGGACGAATGGTGTCGCCGATTTTCGTGGAGCGCATCATGGACCCCGAAGGACGCGAGATCTATGCGGCCCACGCCTCGTGGGAACAGCGCGCCATGACCACACGGGCATCCACCGTGTTGAAGGCCATGATGGAGAAGACGGTCCAATCCGGAACCGCGCAAAAAACATTCAGGGGAAGTCAACGCGACCCGATCCTATCGCGCCTGCGCATGGGCGGGAAAACCGGGTCGATATCCAATCGTGCCCATGACCAACGCTTCGACTGGTTTGTCGGGTTCGCACAGGACAAGAACGGCCCCGGTAAACTCGTCGTGGCGTCACTTGTGGCCCACGAAGCATACATCGGTGTGCGGGCCGGCACCTACGCCCGCATGGCCTTTTCCCACTATTTCAAAGGCCATTGGGCGCAACAAAACGATGCAACCGCCCGCTCGAAGGCAAACGGATAG
- a CDS encoding DegT/DnrJ/EryC1/StrS family aminotransferase: MPGFEIFGDEERKELQDVLDSGVLFRYGFDAARKGHWKAKSFEQEFCRRLGVAHCHLCSSGTAALNIALATCGIGAGDEVVVPSFTFVATFEAVLAAGGVPIFADIDETLCLDPKAVEAALTPRTRAVVAVHMCGAMARIDDIQELCRRKGLVLIEDTCQSVGATFGGRSLGTFGQMGCFSFDPVKTITCGEGGAVITDDPERYEVAHAFGDHGHDHMGNDRGAEGHPIVGYNYRISELNAAVGLAQLRKLDTILATQRAHKAALKEAMADFSHISFRHLPDPAGDSATFLSFMLPSEEHTRKAAQALNGAGVDGCFYWYDNNWHYYRKWQHLQQMQTAATMPLQLYDHCPDYARVDLSRSDAIMSRTISMQIKLGWRPEQLEQRIATVQNVLKDL, translated from the coding sequence ATGCCTGGTTTTGAAATCTTTGGTGATGAAGAACGCAAGGAACTGCAGGATGTCCTCGATTCGGGCGTCCTTTTTCGTTATGGATTCGATGCGGCGCGCAAGGGCCACTGGAAGGCGAAAAGTTTTGAGCAGGAATTCTGCCGGCGTCTCGGTGTGGCCCATTGCCACCTGTGCAGCAGCGGCACCGCGGCCCTGAATATCGCATTGGCCACCTGCGGCATCGGCGCCGGTGATGAGGTGGTCGTCCCTTCTTTCACCTTCGTGGCCACCTTCGAAGCGGTCCTGGCGGCCGGCGGGGTCCCCATCTTCGCCGATATCGATGAAACCCTCTGCCTGGACCCGAAAGCGGTAGAAGCGGCACTCACGCCGCGTACCCGGGCAGTGGTGGCGGTCCATATGTGCGGCGCCATGGCCCGCATCGATGACATCCAGGAATTGTGCCGGCGTAAAGGGCTGGTGCTCATCGAAGACACTTGCCAGTCGGTCGGGGCCACCTTCGGCGGTCGCTCACTCGGGACTTTCGGACAAATGGGATGCTTCTCCTTCGACCCGGTGAAAACCATCACCTGCGGGGAGGGTGGCGCCGTGATCACCGATGACCCCGAGCGGTACGAAGTGGCCCACGCCTTCGGTGATCATGGGCACGATCACATGGGCAACGATCGCGGCGCGGAAGGTCATCCGATTGTGGGATACAACTATCGTATCAGCGAACTCAATGCCGCCGTCGGCCTGGCCCAACTGAGAAAACTGGACACCATCCTGGCCACCCAGCGCGCTCACAAGGCCGCCCTGAAAGAGGCAATGGCCGATTTTTCTCATATCAGCTTCCGCCACTTACCCGACCCGGCCGGCGATTCGGCCACCTTTCTGAGCTTCATGCTGCCCAGCGAAGAACACACCCGCAAAGCCGCCCAGGCCTTGAACGGCGCCGGCGTCGATGGTTGTTTCTACTGGTATGACAACAACTGGCACTATTATCGAAAGTGGCAACATCTCCAGCAGATGCAGACCGCTGCAACGATGCCGCTGCAGCTCTATGACCACTGTCCGGATTATGCACGGGTCGACCTGTCCCGTTCGGATGCCATCATGTCCCGCACCATCTCCATGCAGATCAAGCTGGGATGGCGGCCCGAGCAGCTGGAACAGCGCATCGCCACCGTTCAAAACGTGTTAAAAGACTTATGA